One genomic segment of [Phormidium] sp. ETS-05 includes these proteins:
- a CDS encoding sulfite exporter TauE/SafE family protein produces the protein MPIVSLTLISFVAWFLSTLSGGGSPFILIPVINLILGAAAVPPVITTGMLLGNLQRVLMLWRDIDWKLTFWYLPGAITGSVLGAYTFTHIHLAWLQVLIGLFLLSNIFTFGFGKKERTFKVAEWYFLPAGFFKSFISGLIGSSGPVLNPFYLNYGLVKEQLLATKSLHMASLHVVKIIAYVAFGAFTPEYFGYGLIIGLAALPANLLGKQVLGHMNPVHFRQLVLWSMAIGGGFMLWQERAFLSFW, from the coding sequence ATGCCTATTGTTTCCTTAACTCTCATCAGTTTTGTTGCTTGGTTCCTCAGTACCCTATCCGGTGGTGGCAGTCCCTTCATCCTCATCCCGGTAATTAACTTAATTCTGGGAGCCGCCGCCGTGCCTCCGGTCATCACCACTGGGATGCTGTTGGGAAATCTGCAGCGGGTGTTGATGCTATGGCGGGATATTGATTGGAAACTCACATTTTGGTATTTACCCGGAGCCATCACCGGCTCGGTTTTGGGCGCTTATACCTTTACCCATATCCATCTAGCTTGGCTGCAAGTGTTGATTGGGTTGTTTCTCCTGAGTAATATTTTTACTTTTGGTTTCGGCAAAAAAGAGCGCACTTTTAAGGTGGCTGAATGGTATTTTTTACCCGCCGGGTTTTTCAAGTCGTTTATTTCGGGACTCATCGGTAGTAGTGGTCCGGTGTTGAATCCTTTTTACCTGAATTATGGTTTAGTTAAGGAACAGTTACTGGCTACTAAATCCCTGCATATGGCATCTCTCCATGTGGTAAAAATTATTGCTTATGTGGCGTTTGGTGCCTTTACTCCTGAGTATTTTGGCTATGGTTTGATTATCGGTTTGGCGGCGCTTCCAGCGAACTTATTGGGTAAACAGGTTCTCGGTCATATGAATCCGGTGCATTTTCGCCAATTAGTTTTGTGGTCGATGGCGATCGGCGGTGGCTTCATGCTCTGGCAGGAGCGAGCTTTCCTCAGTTTTTGGTAA
- a CDS encoding GMC family oxidoreductase, which produces MTKDKRLMTYDYIVIGAGSAGCVLANRLSANPNKTVLLLEAGKPDGNLAIQMPAGFSKLFKTESDWAYDTEPQSQLNQRRCFWPRGKVLGGSSSMNAMIYIRGHRWDYDHWQGLGNHGWGYFDLLPYFKAAQHQERGASEFHNIGGPLNVADLQCINPITRAFVAAATEAGLTAVEDLNSPEPEGVGFYQVTQKNGQRCSAATAYLLGIRDRPNLKIITGAQVTRLMWEGRRSVGVEYLWQGSTHQARVRWEVILSGGAVNSPQLLMLSGVGPGSHLQDLGIPVVADVPGVGENLQDHLVAGIVYSCSGGRTLDKAANLWNLGQYLLFQRGPLTSNVAEAGGFMKTREDLPLPDVQLYFAPAYFIDHGFTKPKGQGLTLGVVPLRPQSRGYIRLRSRDALVAPLIQPSYLTAPEDLDCMVAGLQFARRIMRGKALAPFRGEEVFPGRKYGDDLAAYVRDWAQTIYHPVGTCKMGSDGMAVVDSRLRVRGVAGVRVADASVMPTIVSGNTNAPTIAIGEKAADLILSEI; this is translated from the coding sequence ATGACCAAGGACAAACGACTAATGACCTACGATTATATCGTTATCGGCGCTGGTTCGGCGGGGTGCGTCCTGGCCAACCGCCTCTCCGCTAACCCCAACAAAACGGTACTGCTCCTAGAAGCGGGGAAACCAGACGGCAATTTGGCTATCCAAATGCCAGCAGGTTTTAGCAAATTATTTAAAACCGAATCCGATTGGGCATATGACACGGAACCCCAATCCCAGCTTAACCAGCGGCGGTGTTTCTGGCCTCGGGGCAAGGTTCTCGGCGGCTCTAGCTCGATGAATGCGATGATTTACATCCGGGGCCACCGCTGGGATTATGACCATTGGCAAGGGTTGGGCAATCATGGTTGGGGGTATTTTGACTTGCTGCCCTATTTTAAAGCTGCTCAGCACCAAGAGCGGGGCGCGTCAGAATTCCACAACATTGGCGGTCCCCTGAATGTGGCGGACTTGCAATGTATCAACCCCATCACGCGGGCGTTTGTGGCGGCGGCGACGGAGGCGGGTTTAACTGCGGTGGAGGATTTAAACTCTCCCGAGCCGGAAGGGGTGGGATTTTATCAGGTGACGCAGAAAAATGGCCAACGGTGTAGCGCCGCTACTGCTTATTTACTGGGTATCCGCGATCGTCCCAACCTCAAAATTATCACCGGAGCGCAGGTGACGCGCCTGATGTGGGAGGGGAGGCGATCGGTGGGGGTGGAGTATTTGTGGCAGGGTAGCACCCACCAAGCCAGAGTGCGCTGGGAAGTGATTTTGAGCGGTGGGGCGGTGAATTCGCCCCAACTGTTGATGCTGTCTGGGGTGGGACCGGGGTCACACTTGCAAGATTTGGGAATTCCGGTGGTGGCGGATGTGCCGGGAGTGGGGGAAAACCTGCAAGACCATTTGGTGGCGGGGATAGTTTACTCTTGTAGCGGGGGGAGGACTCTGGATAAAGCGGCGAATCTCTGGAATTTGGGGCAATATTTGTTATTTCAGCGCGGCCCTTTGACTTCTAATGTGGCGGAAGCGGGGGGGTTTATGAAAACTAGAGAGGATTTGCCTTTGCCTGATGTGCAGTTGTATTTTGCTCCGGCGTATTTTATCGACCACGGTTTTACAAAACCGAAGGGCCAGGGGTTGACTCTGGGGGTGGTGCCTTTGCGCCCCCAAAGTCGGGGTTATATCCGCCTGCGCTCTAGGGATGCTTTGGTGGCGCCGCTGATTCAACCCAGTTATCTGACGGCGCCGGAGGATTTAGACTGTATGGTGGCGGGATTGCAGTTTGCCCGTCGGATTATGCGGGGCAAAGCTTTGGCGCCGTTTCGGGGTGAGGAGGTGTTCCCGGGGCGGAAATATGGTGATGATTTGGCGGCATATGTGCGGGACTGGGCACAAACTATTTACCATCCGGTGGGGACTTGTAAGATGGGAAGTGATGGAATGGCGGTGGTGGACTCTCGCTTGCGGGTGCGGGGAGTGGCGGGGGTAAGGGTGGCGGATGCGTCGGTGATGCCTACGATCGTCAGTGGCAATACCAACGCCCCCACGATCGCGATCGGCGAAAAAGCCGCCGATTTAATCCTCAGTGAGATTTAG
- a CDS encoding PAP/fibrillin family protein translates to MTAKEKLLAVLAGKNRGLLLKPGDAQVVLDAIDRLEETNPNPNPTEALDLLAGDWRLLYTTSTSLLNIDVPPLARLGQVYQCLRPQTGKLYNIAEIIGLPYLDGLVATAAKFQAISEKRVDVKFQRWIVGLQGFMEYQTPSEFIDQIEADKRFTALDIPIDENNQDNWLDFTYLDEDLRICRGHKGNLFILSKV, encoded by the coding sequence ATGACTGCAAAAGAGAAACTGCTCGCGGTACTGGCGGGGAAAAATCGCGGTTTGTTGCTCAAACCAGGGGACGCCCAAGTAGTTCTTGATGCGATCGATCGCCTGGAAGAAACCAACCCCAACCCAAATCCCACGGAAGCCCTAGACCTCCTCGCTGGTGACTGGCGCTTACTGTACACCACCAGCACCAGTTTACTCAACATCGATGTACCCCCGCTTGCCCGCCTCGGACAAGTCTATCAATGCCTGCGGCCCCAAACTGGTAAACTATACAACATCGCCGAAATCATCGGTTTGCCCTATTTAGATGGCTTAGTCGCCACCGCCGCCAAATTTCAGGCAATTTCAGAAAAGCGGGTTGATGTGAAATTTCAGCGGTGGATTGTGGGACTGCAAGGCTTTATGGAATATCAAACCCCCAGCGAATTCATCGACCAAATCGAAGCGGACAAGAGATTTACCGCCTTGGACATCCCCATAGATGAAAACAACCAAGATAACTGGCTCGATTTCACTTATTTAGATGAAGATTTACGCATATGTCGCGGTCACAAAGGTAACTTATTCATCCTGAGCAAAGTTTAA
- a CDS encoding glutathione S-transferase family protein — translation MVLLNGTIKVKISADSPDNTMIELYTFPTPNGRKVSIMLEELGIPYNVHKINIRNGEQRTPEFLAINPNGKVPAITDSETGISVFESGAILIYLAEKFGQFIPTDTKGRYQVIEWVMFHMANQGPIQSQLFYFQRYAQEKVPLAIERYEKESLRIYGVLDKQLGDKEFICGEYSIVDMAVYPWVALHDFQGLSLDEFANLKRWLDTMGQRPGVQKGMKVPE, via the coding sequence ATGGTACTCTTGAATGGTACTATTAAGGTGAAAATTTCGGCAGACTCACCAGATAACACCATGATTGAACTGTACACCTTCCCCACCCCCAACGGGCGCAAAGTCTCCATTATGTTGGAAGAGCTGGGCATTCCCTATAATGTCCACAAGATTAACATCAGAAATGGAGAACAACGCACCCCGGAGTTTTTGGCGATCAATCCTAATGGCAAAGTCCCCGCCATTACCGACAGTGAAACCGGTATCAGCGTATTTGAATCTGGGGCAATTTTGATTTATCTGGCCGAGAAATTTGGCCAATTCATCCCCACGGATACCAAAGGGCGTTATCAAGTGATTGAGTGGGTGATGTTCCACATGGCCAATCAAGGCCCGATACAAAGTCAGCTTTTCTATTTCCAGCGCTATGCTCAGGAAAAAGTACCTTTGGCTATAGAACGTTACGAAAAAGAAAGTCTCCGCATCTACGGCGTGCTGGACAAGCAACTAGGGGATAAAGAGTTTATTTGTGGCGAATATTCCATTGTTGATATGGCGGTTTATCCTTGGGTAGCCCTTCACGATTTCCAAGGTTTGAGTTTAGATGAATTCGCCAATTTAAAACGGTGGCTGGACACTATGGGGCAGCGTCCAGGGGTGCAAAAGGGCATGAAAGTCCCAGAATAA
- a CDS encoding PAS domain S-box protein — MLFATSESGIKTAIQAAIERWEQKAFAHLERCLYCTVGPDGDLKRVNSAWEKLLGWSEPELRGRHWGELLHPDDVAAAWEMPFPPPTGVRSDGLASSPKISPNGKEGEILKRETRLRHRDGSYRWLSWRILPTQNQFCYAVGTDITVATEAKLALERERNLISVLLNVTSALMVVLDRSGRIVHFNHAVAQITGYAKSEAEGKYFSDLPMLPEELPTVTTAISQAGDGIVPPDLETHLLTPEGERRCITWSYAISFDSIHQVNYIIASGVDITEQEAAQKEEDHFFPFSLDLLCLASFDGYFKQLNWMWPKTLGFAMEELLAVPYLEFVHPEDRQATQIEMEKLANGEKSLVFQNRYRCADGSYKWLSWNANSFPEKQLIYAAAHDITVHKEAEAAQNRLIESLHRSEARLLEAQKVAHVGDWELDVAQGKLMGSPEIYRIFGWEAEPGRRITYGEYLKMVHPEDLAVTAQLFTRSLQEGKGGELDHRLCGADGNTRHVAITIHPISDADGRLVKLFGTMLDITERKLGEARLRQYQEQLENLVVQRTSDLADANEQLRLSEANYRQLANQEKLLNQMASHIRNSLDLEQILATAVTEIRSLLQLDRCNFSWCRHQEDRLDWQVVKEANQPELPSLLGQYLLTDAAATGLQKLFNLEALWVDDAVNSPEPLLQQLSQDWGCSSLAILPIKTRSGDIGLLCLGICGEVHHWSPGDREMLAAVALQLSIALDQAELYRQTEDSARTAREQAQQLETTLHQLKQTQAQLIQTEKMSSLGQMVAGVAHEINNPTNFIYGNIAHANEYVRDLLGLLHLYQEYYPHPVPEIEQELEAIDLDFLLQDLPKLLASMQVGAERIHNIVKSLRNFSRLDESPVKGVDIHEGIENTLMLLRNRLKAKSDYPEIKVVKQYGVLPPVECYASQLNQVFMNILNNAIDAIEEGYRLEMAAGIGTPPSITITTAIVNSDQEQAAALGISSVIFPPIPLVMIRIADNGPGMTADVKKRLFDPFFTTKPVGKGTGLGLAISYQIIVEKHGGSLECHSQPGAGTEFIITIPLR, encoded by the coding sequence ATGCTATTTGCGACTTCAGAAAGTGGCATAAAAACCGCTATCCAAGCGGCGATCGAGCGATGGGAGCAGAAAGCATTCGCCCATCTGGAGCGCTGCTTATACTGTACTGTAGGTCCTGACGGAGATTTAAAACGGGTCAATTCAGCCTGGGAAAAGCTGTTGGGATGGAGTGAGCCAGAATTGCGGGGGCGACATTGGGGTGAATTGCTCCACCCAGATGATGTAGCGGCGGCGTGGGAGATGCCTTTCCCGCCGCCGACTGGGGTGAGGAGCGATGGCTTAGCTTCGTCCCCGAAAATTAGCCCTAACGGGAAGGAAGGGGAAATTCTCAAACGAGAAACCCGGCTTCGTCATCGGGATGGCTCTTATCGGTGGTTGTCTTGGCGAATATTGCCGACGCAAAATCAGTTTTGCTATGCAGTGGGCACGGATATCACTGTCGCAACAGAAGCGAAACTGGCACTAGAGCGAGAGCGCAATTTAATCTCTGTCCTCCTGAATGTTACCAGTGCCTTGATGGTGGTACTCGATCGCTCTGGGCGCATCGTCCACTTCAACCATGCGGTGGCGCAAATCACCGGTTACGCCAAGTCAGAAGCTGAAGGCAAGTATTTTTCTGATTTGCCGATGCTGCCAGAGGAATTACCCACAGTCACCACCGCCATTTCCCAAGCAGGGGATGGCATAGTACCGCCGGATTTGGAAACCCACTTACTCACCCCAGAAGGAGAACGCCGCTGCATCACTTGGTCTTATGCCATCAGTTTTGATAGCATCCATCAGGTCAACTATATCATCGCTAGCGGCGTCGATATCACCGAGCAGGAAGCCGCCCAGAAAGAAGAAGACCATTTTTTCCCTTTCTCTCTGGACTTGCTGTGCCTTGCCAGTTTCGACGGTTATTTTAAACAACTTAACTGGATGTGGCCGAAAACCCTCGGTTTCGCGATGGAAGAACTGCTGGCAGTTCCCTATTTGGAATTTGTCCATCCCGAAGACAGGCAGGCTACCCAGATAGAAATGGAAAAATTGGCCAATGGGGAGAAAAGTCTGGTGTTTCAAAATCGCTACCGCTGCGCCGATGGTTCCTACAAATGGCTGTCTTGGAATGCGAATTCTTTCCCGGAAAAACAGTTAATTTATGCCGCCGCCCATGATATTACAGTCCACAAGGAGGCGGAGGCGGCACAAAACCGGTTGATTGAGTCTTTGCATCGCAGCGAAGCCAGACTCCTAGAAGCGCAAAAAGTGGCTCATGTGGGAGATTGGGAATTGGATGTGGCGCAGGGCAAGTTAATGGGCTCGCCGGAAATTTACCGCATTTTTGGTTGGGAAGCAGAACCGGGACGCCGGATAACTTACGGCGAATACCTGAAAATGGTTCACCCCGAAGATTTGGCGGTAACGGCGCAGTTATTCACCCGATCGCTCCAGGAAGGCAAGGGCGGAGAATTAGACCATCGCCTTTGCGGTGCTGATGGGAATACCCGCCATGTGGCCATCACTATACACCCCATTAGCGATGCTGATGGTCGATTGGTGAAGTTGTTTGGCACAATGTTGGATATTACGGAGCGGAAATTAGGAGAAGCACGACTGCGCCAGTATCAGGAACAATTGGAAAATCTGGTGGTACAGCGCACCAGTGACTTGGCGGATGCTAACGAGCAATTGCGCCTATCTGAAGCTAACTACCGGCAGCTCGCTAATCAAGAAAAACTGCTCAACCAGATGGCCAGCCATATTCGTAATTCTTTGGATTTGGAGCAGATTTTGGCAACGGCGGTGACAGAGATTCGGTCTTTGCTTCAGCTCGATCGCTGTAATTTTAGCTGGTGTCGTCATCAAGAGGATAGGCTGGATTGGCAAGTGGTAAAGGAAGCGAACCAGCCGGAATTGCCAAGTTTGTTGGGTCAATACTTGCTGACCGATGCGGCGGCGACTGGTTTGCAGAAGTTATTCAATTTGGAGGCATTGTGGGTTGATGATGCGGTGAATTCTCCCGAACCGCTATTACAGCAATTATCCCAAGATTGGGGCTGTAGTTCTCTGGCGATTTTGCCCATAAAAACTAGGAGTGGTGATATTGGCTTGCTCTGCTTGGGAATATGTGGTGAGGTACACCATTGGAGTCCAGGTGACAGGGAAATGCTCGCGGCTGTGGCTTTGCAATTATCTATAGCCCTTGACCAAGCCGAATTATACCGCCAAACTGAAGATAGCGCCCGCACCGCCCGAGAACAAGCCCAACAATTAGAAACTACCTTGCACCAACTCAAGCAAACTCAAGCCCAACTGATTCAAACGGAAAAAATGTCTTCTCTGGGACAAATGGTGGCGGGAGTAGCCCACGAAATCAACAACCCAACTAATTTTATCTACGGCAATATCGCTCATGCAAATGAATATGTGCGGGATTTGCTGGGCTTGCTACACCTTTACCAGGAATACTACCCCCATCCGGTGCCAGAAATTGAGCAGGAGTTGGAGGCGATCGACCTGGATTTTCTGCTACAGGATTTGCCGAAATTGCTCGCCAGCATGCAGGTGGGAGCCGAGCGGATTCACAATATCGTTAAGTCCTTGCGAAATTTCTCTCGCCTGGATGAATCCCCAGTTAAAGGTGTAGATATCCATGAAGGCATAGAAAACACCCTCATGCTCCTGCGCAACCGCTTGAAAGCTAAATCGGATTACCCGGAGATTAAAGTCGTTAAGCAATACGGGGTACTGCCGCCGGTGGAGTGCTATGCTTCTCAGCTCAATCAGGTGTTTATGAACATTCTCAACAATGCCATTGATGCTATAGAAGAGGGGTATCGCCTAGAGATGGCGGCGGGGATAGGGACTCCTCCGAGCATTACCATCACCACCGCGATCGTCAACTCCGACCAAGAGCAAGCCGCAGCTTTAGGCATCAGTAGCGTCATCTTCCCCCCTATTCCCTTAGTGATGATTCGGATTGCCGATAACGGACCTGGGATGACCGCCGATGTGAAAAAGCGCCTTTTTGACCCGTTCTTTACCACCAAACCCGTAGGTAAGGGCACCGGTTTAGGGTTGGCGATTTCTTATCAAATTATCGTCGAAAAACACGGCGGTAGTTTAGAATGTCATTCCCAGCCCGGTGCAGGCACCGAGTTTATCATTACCATTCCCCTGCGGTGA
- the hcp gene encoding hydroxylamine reductase produces the protein MFCSQCEQTAGGEACYQWGACGKSPEVDALQDLMTYCLRGLGEVALRAREYGIISQEVDNFTVETLFSTLTNVNFDPERFGDYIQRTIQLREQLKAQIQLVTGTPKPWTDLANFQPAATLEDQAEQGRDFEYKFISSAAKNVDIFSLKLTILYGLKGIAAYAYHAAELGQTDPTVYAFFHQALADLGRSDMSLEQWLEVALKVGEINFKAMELLDAGNTGNFGHPVPTPVPLNAKPGKAILVSGHDLKQLEALLEQTENTGIYIYTHGEMLPAHAYPGLKQKYPHLYGHYGTAWQNQTKEFPAFPGPVVMTTNCIMPPHNSYKDKVFTLGAVGWPGMAHLETTDFAPVIQKALELPGFTEAGEPRQVFTGFARNAVLSVAGEVIDAVKRGDIRHFFLVGGCDGAKPVRDYYRELVEKVPQDCVVLTLACGKFRFFDQQLGAIGEIPRLMDVGQCNDAYSAIQIALALANAFQVDVNQLPLSMILSWYEQKAVAILLTLLYLGIKNIRLGPSLPAFISANVFKLLSEKYNLQGITTPDEDLAACLAK, from the coding sequence ATGTTTTGCAGCCAATGTGAACAAACCGCCGGAGGAGAAGCCTGCTACCAGTGGGGAGCCTGCGGTAAAAGCCCAGAAGTGGATGCCCTCCAGGACCTGATGACCTATTGTCTGCGAGGACTGGGGGAAGTGGCTCTGCGGGCCCGCGAGTATGGCATCATCAGCCAGGAAGTAGATAACTTCACCGTGGAAACCCTCTTCTCGACTCTGACTAACGTCAACTTTGACCCGGAGAGGTTTGGGGACTATATCCAACGGACTATCCAACTCCGCGAGCAACTCAAAGCCCAAATTCAGCTCGTCACTGGCACCCCCAAACCCTGGACCGACCTAGCCAACTTCCAACCCGCTGCCACCCTAGAAGACCAAGCGGAACAAGGGCGAGACTTTGAATATAAATTTATCAGCTCGGCAGCCAAAAACGTCGATATCTTTTCCCTGAAACTCACCATTCTCTATGGCCTCAAAGGTATCGCCGCCTACGCCTATCACGCCGCCGAACTTGGTCAAACTGACCCTACGGTTTATGCCTTTTTCCATCAAGCTCTAGCCGACCTCGGGCGCAGCGATATGAGCCTAGAGCAGTGGTTAGAAGTTGCGCTCAAAGTGGGAGAAATCAACTTCAAAGCAATGGAACTCCTCGACGCGGGCAATACCGGCAACTTTGGCCACCCGGTCCCCACCCCAGTCCCCCTCAATGCCAAGCCCGGTAAAGCTATTCTCGTTTCCGGTCACGACCTGAAACAACTAGAAGCCCTTTTGGAGCAAACCGAAAATACCGGCATTTATATCTACACTCACGGGGAAATGCTCCCCGCCCACGCCTACCCCGGTTTGAAACAAAAATATCCCCATCTCTACGGTCACTATGGCACCGCTTGGCAGAATCAAACCAAAGAATTTCCCGCATTTCCCGGTCCAGTGGTGATGACTACTAACTGCATAATGCCGCCCCACAATTCCTATAAAGATAAAGTCTTTACTTTGGGCGCGGTGGGTTGGCCAGGAATGGCGCATTTAGAAACTACCGACTTTGCCCCAGTTATCCAAAAAGCATTAGAACTACCTGGGTTTACGGAAGCTGGAGAACCCCGCCAAGTCTTCACCGGTTTTGCTAGGAATGCGGTTCTCTCTGTGGCTGGGGAAGTCATCGACGCGGTGAAGCGGGGAGATATTCGTCACTTTTTCCTCGTGGGTGGTTGTGATGGTGCCAAACCGGTGCGCGACTACTATCGGGAATTAGTGGAAAAAGTCCCCCAAGATTGTGTGGTTCTCACCCTCGCTTGTGGTAAATTCCGCTTTTTTGACCAGCAACTGGGGGCGATCGGCGAAATTCCCCGGCTCATGGATGTGGGACAATGCAATGATGCCTACTCAGCCATTCAAATTGCCCTCGCTTTAGCCAATGCTTTCCAAGTGGATGTAAATCAATTACCCCTATCGATGATTTTATCATGGTACGAGCAAAAAGCTGTAGCCATTTTGCTAACTCTCCTCTATCTAGGGATTAAAAACATCCGCTTGGGTCCGTCTCTTCCTGCCTTTATCTCGGCGAATGTGTTCAAGCTGTTATCGGAAAAATACAATCTGCAAGGTATCACTACCCCGGATGAAGATTTAGCCGCTTGTCTGGCGAAATAA
- a CDS encoding class I SAM-dependent methyltransferase, with product MNIPKSQLDSPKTASLPGHWLLAQMGKRVLRPGGIKLTKQMIAHLAIKSPDKVVEFAPGLGITAQLTLQQKPASYTAIERDSAAAQRVQQILTGNNQRCLVATAENTGLAAASATVVYGEAMLSMQTPSRKQQIVGEAARILESGGRYGIHEMCLVESGLDAETKGAMLAEITDTINHHTLPLTPEEWENLLMAQGFTVQAKTIVPMHLLEPLRIIDDEGIWGALTFAGNLLRNQEARKRVLSMRRVFRKYQQYLGAIALVSVKN from the coding sequence ATGAATATTCCAAAATCTCAGCTCGATAGTCCCAAAACTGCGAGTTTACCCGGTCATTGGCTGCTGGCACAGATGGGTAAGCGGGTGCTGAGACCTGGTGGCATCAAGCTAACTAAGCAAATGATAGCACATTTGGCGATTAAATCACCGGATAAAGTAGTAGAATTTGCGCCGGGATTGGGCATCACGGCTCAGCTCACTTTACAACAAAAGCCTGCATCTTATACGGCGATCGAACGGGATTCGGCTGCTGCCCAAAGAGTGCAACAAATATTAACCGGAAATAATCAGCGTTGTTTGGTGGCAACGGCGGAAAATACCGGCTTAGCTGCTGCCTCGGCTACGGTGGTGTATGGGGAGGCGATGCTATCGATGCAAACTCCTTCGCGGAAGCAGCAAATAGTAGGGGAAGCGGCGCGAATTCTGGAATCTGGGGGCAGATATGGCATCCATGAAATGTGTTTGGTGGAATCAGGACTGGATGCGGAAACTAAGGGGGCAATGCTGGCGGAAATTACCGATACTATCAATCATCATACTTTACCTTTGACGCCGGAAGAGTGGGAAAACTTGCTGATGGCTCAAGGTTTTACTGTTCAAGCAAAAACGATCGTGCCTATGCACTTATTGGAACCACTGCGAATTATTGATGATGAAGGGATTTGGGGAGCGTTGACTTTTGCGGGTAATTTGCTGCGTAACCAGGAAGCCAGAAAGCGCGTCCTATCGATGCGGCGGGTATTTAGAAAGTATCAGCAGTATTTAGGGGCGATCGCTTTAGTGTCTGTCAAAAATTAA
- a CDS encoding cupin domain-containing protein, translating into MLNYTLIADLVKEAEIPVNGIISRAIYQDERVKAVLFGFDTGQELSEHTAAVPAVLTMIKGEAQLTLGNDTMDVAAGAWVHMPGHLPHSVRAKTPVVMLLLLLRETAA; encoded by the coding sequence ATGTTGAACTATACTTTAATTGCTGATTTGGTGAAAGAAGCGGAAATCCCGGTTAATGGGATTATCAGCCGCGCTATATATCAGGATGAAAGGGTAAAAGCGGTGCTTTTTGGATTTGATACGGGGCAAGAGTTGTCAGAGCATACGGCGGCGGTGCCTGCGGTTCTTACTATGATTAAGGGTGAGGCGCAGCTTACTTTAGGCAATGATACTATGGATGTGGCAGCGGGCGCGTGGGTGCATATGCCGGGGCATTTACCCCACAGCGTGCGCGCTAAAACCCCGGTGGTGATGCTGTTGCTGCTGTTACGGGAGACTGCGGCTTAA
- a CDS encoding YggT family protein — MTPVSIASLILGLAFALMTLLFIFRIVLTWYPQVNLTKLPFSAVAVPTEPFLAPTRKLVPPIGGVDISPIIWVGIFSLLREMLVGQQGLLTMLM, encoded by the coding sequence ATGACACCTGTTTCGATCGCCAGTTTAATTCTGGGTCTCGCTTTCGCCTTGATGACGTTGCTGTTTATTTTCCGCATTGTCCTGACTTGGTATCCCCAAGTCAACTTGACCAAGCTGCCTTTTAGTGCGGTAGCAGTTCCCACGGAGCCATTTTTGGCACCGACGCGGAAACTGGTGCCTCCTATTGGCGGTGTGGATATCTCGCCGATTATTTGGGTGGGGATTTTCAGCTTGCTGCGGGAAATGTTGGTGGGTCAGCAGGGTTTGCTGACGATGTTGATGTAG